CCCCCCCCCCCCCCCCCCCCCCCCCCCCTTTCCCCCCCCCCCCCCCCCCCCCTCCCCTACCGACCCCTCCCGATCTGCACTTATGCCGCAATCCCCTTATCGAACTTCGACACCCCCATTATCTATCAAGCTCCGAGCTCATCTTTCTTACCATGATCCGCTCGTACAGCCCGGGGGCCACCTTGTTCAAGAGGTGGGTAAACTTGCCGACGAGGCTCAAAACGAGGAGCCTTTTTCTCTTCACCGCGCCCCTGTAGACTGCTTTGGCTATCTCCTCCGGCTCATACTGCCTGCCGGTGGTCGACTGGGGGTGTTTCGTCACCGTGCCGTCGCCGTCTAAGGCCCTCGTCTGCAGGTTGGTCTTTGTAAATCCGGGACACACTATCATCACATCGACGCCGTATCTTTTCAGCTCCGTCCTTAAAGAGGTAAAGAAACCGTGCATTGCGTGCTTGCTGGCGGCGTAGCCGGTTCGCCCGAGGAGTGGGGCGAGCCCCGCAATGCTCGTCACGGCGATGATCATACCCTTTCGCTCGACAATGCTTTCAATCGCCGCCTTTGTGCAGATAACCGACCCGAAGAAATTTATATCCATCACCCTTCGGTAAACTGAGACCTCCGTATTCAGAAAACCGCTTCTCTGGGTGATGCCGGCGTTGTTGACGAGGAGATCGATCCCTCCGAAGTTTTCGATTACCTTACGGACGGCCGCCCTGCATCCCGCCTCGTCTGTCACGTCACAGACCACCCCCATCGCGTCGATTTTGTTCCTCTTAAGCTCTTCTACCTTACCGTCGAGGGTTTTCTTGTCCAGGTCTAGGAGGACTGTCTTGGCGCCGTTTTCGCCGAACTCCCTTGCGATTGCGAGTCCGATTCCGCTGGCCCCGCCCGTTACAACCACAACCTTACCCTCAAATACACGTATTGCCATTCCAAACACCTTTCACACAATTATTTCAACCGCAAAAGAAAAACTACATTAATTAAGCACCTTTCTCATCGTCTCTAAAAGCTTATCCAAGACAAAGGGCTTTCCTATAAAACCTACCGCCCCATTCTCCAGGAGATCGAGATGTTGATCCTCTTCGTTGAATCCACTGGAAAGAAGCACTCTGACATCGGGATTGATCTTCATCATCTCATCAAGAACGGCTTTCCCGTCCATATCGGGCATTTTTATGTCGAGAATTATGAGGTCAATTTCGTCCTTATTTTCTCTGTAGATTTTTATCCCCTCTTCTCCGGAATTTGCGGAAAATACCTTATAGCCGTAATCCGGCAAAGCGCCCTTAAGCATAGATAGTATAGTCTTCTCATCGTCAATTGCAAGGAGGGTTTCGGAACCGCTCTTTGTCCCTACTAATTTTCTATAACGTAAATCCTCCTTCTTTTTAGACGCGGGGAAATAGACCTTGACCTCGGTTCCCTCGCCCGGCGCACTGCTGATGTCGATGTAACCATCGTGCCCCTTTATTATACCAAAAACAACGCTCATTCCCAACCCCGTACCGCCCTTATCTCCCCTCGTTGTGAAATACGGCTCGAAAACCCTCTTGATTATCTCTTCGTCCATCCCAATCCCCGTGTCTACACACTTCAGGCAGACGTACTCTCCAGGCTTGAGATTAAAATAACGCATTTCGATCTCCTCTTCGACGCTCTCCGAAAATGTCAAGATTTCAAGGAGACCACCGTCGGGCATTGCATCCCTTGCGTTGATGGCGAGGTTCATTATGACCTGATTCAACTGGGACTCGTCCCCCTCGACGGCATACAGACCATCTTCCATCTTGATCTTTATCTTTATGGACTTATCGAAGGTTTTTACAATGAAGTTATAGACATCCTGTACAATCCTATTGATATTGATCGTTTTTACTTCGATCTTTCCCTTTCTCGAATATGCGAGGAGCTGGGAGGTAAGATCAGACGCCCTCAAGGCTGAACTCTCGATGGTGGAAAGCCCCTCGTAAAAGGGATCGGATTTACTTGCCTTATTTTTCAAAAATGAGGCGTACCCCAAGATCGTGGCGAGGATGTTGTTGAAATCGTGGGCGATA
This region of Candidatus Zymogenus saltonus genomic DNA includes:
- a CDS encoding SDR family oxidoreductase → MAIRVFEGKVVVVTGGASGIGLAIAREFGENGAKTVLLDLDKKTLDGKVEELKRNKIDAMGVVCDVTDEAGCRAAVRKVIENFGGIDLLVNNAGITQRSGFLNTEVSVYRRVMDINFFGSVICTKAAIESIVERKGMIIAVTSIAGLAPLLGRTGYAASKHAMHGFFTSLRTELKRYGVDVMIVCPGFTKTNLQTRALDGDGTVTKHPQSTTGRQYEPEEIAKAVYRGAVKRKRLLVLSLVGKFTHLLNKVAPGLYERIMVRKMSSELDR